From the Streptomyces nodosus genome, the window GCCCAGGTCGTGGTCGAGCTGACCACCCCGGCCTCGGTGATGGGCAACCTCGACTTCTGCGTGCGGCACGGCATCCATGCGGTGGTGGGCACCACCGGCTGGACCGAGGAGCGCCTGGCGCAGCTGAGGGGCCTGCTGGACCAGTCCCCGGAGACGGGTGTGCTGATCGCCCCGAACTTCTCCATCGGCGCCGTGCTGACCATGAAGTTCGCCGAGGTGGCCGCGCCGTACTTCGAGTCCGTCGAGGTCATCGAGCTGCACCACCCCGACAAGGTGGACGCCCCCAGCGGCACCGCCGCGCGCACCGCCCAGCTCATCGCCGCCGCACGGGAGCGGGCCGACAGGGGCCCGGCACCGGATGCCACGGTGACGGCCCTGGAGGGCGCCCGCGGCGCCCGGGTCGACGGTGTCCCGGTGCACTCCGTCCGGCTGCGCGGGCTGCTCGCCCATCAGGAGGTGCTGCTGGGCGGCGAGGGGGAGACCCTCACCATCCGCCATGACTCGCTGCACCACAGCAGCTTCATGCCGGGCATCCTGCTCGGCGCCCGCCGCGTCGTCACCACTCCGGGCCTGACCTTCGGCCTGGAACACTTCCTCGACCTGAAGTAGCCGCCATGCGCGCCAAGATCACCTACGCCGTCACGGCCGTCGTCCTGGTCTTCTACTTCGTCCTGGTCGGCAGCCGGGGCGTGTTCCTGATCCAGAACGGCACCCCGCTCACCGTCTCCTTCGGTGTCGCGGTGCTGATCCTGCCGGTCATCGGCGTCTGGTTCCTGTGGAAGAACACGCAGTTCGTGCACCGGGCCAACCGGCTCGCCGCCGAACTGGACGCCGAGGGCGGCCTGCCTCCGGACGAGCTGAGGCGGACCCCCGGCGGTCGGATCGACCGCGACTCGGCCGACGAGGTCTTCGCCAGGCGCAAGGCGGAGACGGAGGCGGCCCCGGACGACTGGCGCAGCTGGTTCCGGCTGGCGATCGCCTATCACGACGCCCGGGACACGCCGCGCGCCCGCAAGGCGATGCAGCGGGCGATCGCCCTGCACGACGGGAGGACGGCCGAGGCCTGATCTCCGCGGGCTCCCGGCCGTTGATCTTCAGGAGCTGCCCTCCCGGGGCCGGACGCGGTGTCACGCGGTGTCCCATGGGGTCGACGACATGACGAGGGGGCCGCCCCGCTCCGTACGGCGGGACGGCCCCCTCGTCATGTCCGGTCGGGCCGGTCAGTGGCGGCAGTACTCCGCGGCCCATGCCTCCACCGTGTCCGCCGCCCGGTCGAAGGACTCCGAACGGCCCAGGAAGTCGGCGTTGTGTGTGGTCAGCAGCGGCGGCGGCTCCTGGGAGGCGCGGCTCTTGCGGGCCAGGATCAGCGCCTGCCCCTGCACCGTGCGGGGCAGACCGAACCAGCGCACCGGCTGCTGCGCCGTCCGCACCGCGGTGATCTGCTCCCAGGGCGTCGTCCGGGTGCCGAAGAAGCCCACCCGGCGCACTCCGCGGGAGCTCACCCAGACACCCATCCGCAGCAGCCGCAGGGCCCAGACGACGCCCACCAGCGCGAGACCGAGGATCGTGCCGGCGTCGGACGGCGTCCCGGTGAGCGCGATGACGACCGCCGCGAAGAGCACGAACGAGGAGAGCAGCAGCAGGAGCGCCGCCCCGCCCACCCGCCAGGGGCCGGGGCGGTACGGGCGCCGCCAGCGCTCGTGGTCGTCGTGGGGCAGCTCGTCCGCTGCCTGCTCGGAAGCACGGTCGGCCGTCAGAAAGGGCAGGGGCACGCTGATCCTCACTCGGTCCATGGGGCTGTGCCCGGTGAGGCTATCGAGCCGTGTCCATGCCCACCACCCTCGGGGTCCATGGAGGGCCTGCCCGCCGGTCGGGTCACCCCGGGCGGGCGGCAGGGTCAGCGCCCGTCGGACGCCTCGGAGTGC encodes:
- the dapB gene encoding 4-hydroxy-tetrahydrodipicolinate reductase, coding for MSKLRVAVLGARGRIGSEAVRAVEAAEDMELVAALGRGDRLETLVEAGAQVVVELTTPASVMGNLDFCVRHGIHAVVGTTGWTEERLAQLRGLLDQSPETGVLIAPNFSIGAVLTMKFAEVAAPYFESVEVIELHHPDKVDAPSGTAARTAQLIAAARERADRGPAPDATVTALEGARGARVDGVPVHSVRLRGLLAHQEVLLGGEGETLTIRHDSLHHSSFMPGILLGARRVVTTPGLTFGLEHFLDLK
- a CDS encoding tetratricopeptide repeat protein; translation: MRAKITYAVTAVVLVFYFVLVGSRGVFLIQNGTPLTVSFGVAVLILPVIGVWFLWKNTQFVHRANRLAAELDAEGGLPPDELRRTPGGRIDRDSADEVFARRKAETEAAPDDWRSWFRLAIAYHDARDTPRARKAMQRAIALHDGRTAEA
- a CDS encoding PH domain-containing protein, yielding MPLPFLTADRASEQAADELPHDDHERWRRPYRPGPWRVGGAALLLLLSSFVLFAAVVIALTGTPSDAGTILGLALVGVVWALRLLRMGVWVSSRGVRRVGFFGTRTTPWEQITAVRTAQQPVRWFGLPRTVQGQALILARKSRASQEPPPLLTTHNADFLGRSESFDRAADTVEAWAAEYCRH